A window of Suncus etruscus isolate mSunEtr1 chromosome 4, mSunEtr1.pri.cur, whole genome shotgun sequence contains these coding sequences:
- the CENPM gene encoding centromere protein M has translation MSVLRPLDKLPSLNTATVLLVSSEDMLLQQLAKAMLKEDCSSKLKIHLANSLPLPSDGPRFDLIVFLINLHSKYSLQIVEESLQHLDATFFLGKVLFLATGAGRESQCSTHRNTVERLAHTYRSPLLFCDLEREAFQATLAPRLVHLLQICAGHVPGVSAMDLLTLLRCPENPIPEEP, from the exons ATGTCGGTGTTGCGGCCGCTGGACAAGCTGCCCAGCCTGAACACGGCCACCGTCTTG CTGGTGAGCTCGGAGGACATGCTTCTGCAACAGCTGGCTAAAGCGATGCTCAAGGAAGATTGCTCCTCCAAGCTGAAGAT CCACTTGGCAAACAGCCTCCCACTGCCCTCTGATGGGCCCCGGTTCGACCTGATTGTGTTTTTGATCAACCTTCACAGCAAGTACAG CCTGCAAATCGTGGAGGAGTCCCTGCAGCATTTGGATGCCACTTTCTTCCTGGGCAAGGTTCTCTTCCTGGCCACCGGGG CCGGCAGGGAGAGCCAGTGTAGCACACACCGGAACACGGTAGAGAGGCTGGCGCACACCTACCGGAGCCCCCTGCTCTTCTGTGATCTCGAG AGAGAAGCCTTCCAAGCCACCTTGGCCCCGCGCCTGGTCCACCTGCTGCAGATCTGTGCTGGCCACGTGCCTGGCGTCTCGGCGATGGACCTGCTGACCCTGCTTAGGTGTCCCGAAAACCCCATTCCCGAGGAGCCGTGA
- the TNFRSF13C gene encoding tumor necrosis factor receptor superfamily member 13C yields MRRRAPVARKCLQAQCFDQLVRDCVACELLSTHEPAPAPASPPFHLPRPRTALPPLGPGLPGPTLLLGVPVALGLALALLLVALAAWWRRLGPVAPPTARDTEPEEPLDSVIVLPPEVPEVTDPAWSPPSEDPDTLAPAHSVPVPAIELGSTELVTTKTTGPEPK; encoded by the exons ATGAGGCGCAGAGCTCCTGTGGCCCGCAAGTGCCTCCAGGCCCAGTGCTTCGACCAGCTGGTGCGCGACTGCGTGGCCTGCGAGCTGCTGAGCACACACGagccggccccggccccgg CCTCGCCTCCCTTCCACCTGCCCAGACCCCGGACCGCGTTGCCACCGTTGGGCCCGGGGCTGCCAGGCCCCACGCTGCTCCTGGGAGTTCCCGTGGCCCTGGGCCTGGCCCTGGCGCTACTGCTGGTGGCCTTGGCGGCCTGGTGGCGCAGGTTGGGCCCTGTGGCGCCTCCCACTGCCCGTGACACGGAGCCAGAGG AGCCCTTGGACAGTGTGATCGTCCTGCCCCCCGAAGTTCCTGAGGTCACAGATCCGGCCTGGTCCCCACCCTCAGAGGACCCGGACACCCTGGCCCCTGCCCACAGCGTCCCTGTGCCCGCCATAGAGCTGGGCTCCACAGAGCTGGTGACCACCAAGACAACAGGGCCTGAGCCAAAGTAG